A genomic region of Zea mays cultivar B73 chromosome 6, Zm-B73-REFERENCE-NAM-5.0, whole genome shotgun sequence contains the following coding sequences:
- the LOC100191857 gene encoding uncharacterized protein LOC100191857, producing MHSKSPEKQSLLGSRRNPANNGSTEDEKGDGGIPWLTFLGFVFLTFNSGMAIYRSDRDPGSIAFVSGSYVDLLLLFLCLRLFERTPPDSPRRGWIKACVWGLTTLLTVMFSQKVAAIMPPLLALVVWAMAFATIGGGFYAFFIHKDKAALVEAENP from the coding sequence ATGCATTCCAAGTCCCCAGAGAAGCAATCACTTCTGGGATCGAGGAGAAACCCAGCAAATAATGGGAGTACGGAGGATGAAAAGGGAGACGGCGGGATCCCATGGCTGACATTTCTGGGGTTCGTGTTCCTGACCTTCAACTCGGGCATGGCGATCTAccgctcggaccgcgaccccgggTCAATAGCGTTCGTGTCGGGCTCGTACGTCGACCTGCTGCTGCTCTTCCTCTGCCTTCGCCTGTTCGAGCGGACGCCGCCTGACTCGCCGCGCCGGGGGTGGATCAAGGCCTGCGTCTGGGGGCTGACCACGCTGCTCACCGTCATGTTCTCGCAGAAGGTGGCCGCCATCATGCCGCCGCTGCTGGCGCTCGTCGTGTGGGCGATGGCGTTCGCCACCATCGGCGGTGGCTTCTACGCGTTCTTCATCCACAAGGACAAGGCCGCCCTTGTGGAGGCGGAGAACCCGTAG
- the LOC541834 gene encoding glutathione transferase19, translating to MQVAMAGETKKGLVLLDFWVSPFGQRCRIALAEKGIAYEYSEQELLGGAKSDILLRSNPVHKKIPVLLHDGRPVCESLVILEYLEEAFPEASPRLLPDAAYARAQARFWAAYSDKVYEAGTRLWKLRGDARAQARAEIVQVVRNLDGELGDKAFFGGEAFGFVDVALVPFVPWLPSYERYGDFSVAEIAPRLAAWARRCAQRESVARTLHPPEKVDEFINLLKKTYGIE from the coding sequence ATGCAGGTAGCAATGGCGGGGGAGACGAAGAAGGGCCTGGTGCTGCTGGACTTCTGGGTGAGCCCGTTCGGGCAGCGCTGCCGCATCGCGCTGGCGGAGAAGGGCATCGCCTACGAGTACTCGGAGCAGGAGCTGCTGGGCGGCGCCAAGAGCGACATCCTCCTCCGCTCCAACCCGGTGCACAAGAAGATCCCCGTGCTCCTCCACGACGGCCGCCCCGTCTGCGAGTCCCTCGTCATCCTCGAGTACCTCGAGGAGGCCTTCCCGGAGGCCTCCCCCAGGCTGCTCCCCGACGCCGCCTACGCGCGCGCGCAGGCCCGCTTCTGGGCGGCCTACTCCGACAAGGTCTACGAGGCCGGCACGCGGCTGTGGAAGCTCAGGGGCGACGCGCGGGCGCAGGCGCGCGCCGAGATCGTGCAGGTGGTCCGGAACCTCGACGGCGAGCTAGGGGACAAGGCCTTCTTCGGCGGCGAGGCGTTCGGGTTCGTGGACGTGGCGCTCGTGCCCTTCGTGCCGTGGCTCCCCAGCTACGAGCGGTACGGGGACTTCAGCGTGGCGGAGATCGCGCCCAGGCTGGCGGCGTGGGCGCGCCGGTGCGCGCAGCGGGAGAGCGTGGCCAGGACCCTTCACCCGCCGGAAAAGGTGGACGAgttcatcaacctgctcaagaaGACCTACGGCATCGAGTAG